Proteins encoded together in one Methanolobus chelungpuianus window:
- a CDS encoding SulP family inorganic anion transporter, translated as MMQTTKTISRYFKESFSSDLKAGFITAIVALPLAIAFAMASGVEPVLGLYTAVIAGILASSVGGSRYSITGPTGAMTVIILSTVHSFGLEGLLLAGFLAGVFQLLFGLLRLGKVVKYIPLPVISGFTSGIGAIILIGQIPNALGISFPAQERVWETLYEIYVRLDVLDTAAVLICIGTILLLIYLPAILAKVRYLSSLPASIIALFLTVLLTYNLSLSVPLVGSIPTELPSISMISLNLDLVMAVLPAALTIALLGAIEALLCAVVCDGMTNTKHDSNRELLGQGIANVILPFFSGIPCTAAIARSAVNIREGAKTQMSGIIHALILLAVLLFLGPVAAFIPKAYLAGVLILVSLRMINITEFRTIMSISKMDTAVLVVTFLLTVLTDLVFAVQMGMFLAIILLFIRMTNVIDIHTMERYDRTKGINATIFADPYLEKNVSVYTINGPFFFGAMNVFESKINEHMNISKPHIILRMRYVPFIDTTGLERLRSFIHSSKKMKQKVYLTSIQPEVMSKIDNDAELRHMIRNKEVLIFSSTQEALAYLKNENASGKGGSDLKPSEAASSHGSTAAR; from the coding sequence ATGATGCAAACAACAAAAACAATTAGCCGATATTTCAAAGAGTCGTTCTCCAGCGATCTCAAGGCGGGTTTTATCACCGCCATAGTAGCGCTTCCCCTTGCCATTGCCTTTGCCATGGCTTCGGGTGTCGAACCTGTTCTGGGACTTTATACCGCCGTAATTGCGGGAATACTGGCATCTTCCGTGGGAGGTTCGCGATATTCCATCACCGGGCCTACCGGTGCCATGACAGTCATCATCCTTTCAACAGTGCACAGCTTCGGACTTGAAGGGCTGCTCCTTGCAGGATTCCTGGCAGGTGTTTTCCAGTTGCTCTTCGGGCTGCTCAGGCTCGGCAAGGTAGTCAAGTACATCCCGCTGCCCGTTATTTCCGGTTTCACCAGCGGCATAGGTGCAATAATCCTGATCGGTCAGATACCCAACGCACTCGGTATCTCCTTCCCGGCACAGGAACGTGTATGGGAAACACTTTATGAGATATACGTCAGGCTCGATGTCCTGGACACTGCAGCAGTGCTGATATGCATAGGAACAATACTGCTTCTCATTTACCTGCCCGCCATCTTGGCAAAGGTCAGATATTTAAGCAGCCTGCCGGCTTCAATAATAGCCCTGTTCCTGACAGTGTTGCTCACCTACAATCTCAGCCTGAGCGTACCTCTTGTGGGAAGCATCCCCACGGAGCTCCCCAGCATCAGCATGATAAGCCTGAACCTGGACCTTGTGATGGCCGTACTGCCCGCAGCCCTTACCATTGCGCTCCTGGGTGCTATTGAGGCGCTTCTGTGTGCTGTCGTATGTGACGGTATGACAAACACAAAGCATGACAGCAACAGGGAGCTGCTTGGACAGGGTATTGCCAATGTCATATTGCCCTTCTTCTCAGGGATTCCATGTACAGCTGCCATTGCAAGGAGCGCTGTCAACATCAGGGAGGGAGCAAAGACACAGATGTCAGGTATCATACACGCCCTGATCCTGCTCGCAGTGCTGCTCTTCCTCGGTCCCGTAGCCGCGTTCATCCCCAAGGCTTACCTTGCAGGTGTGCTGATACTGGTATCCCTCAGGATGATTAACATCACGGAGTTCAGGACCATCATGAGCATCAGCAAGATGGACACAGCCGTACTGGTAGTCACTTTCCTGCTGACCGTGCTCACCGACCTGGTCTTTGCCGTACAGATGGGCATGTTCCTGGCTATAATCCTGCTCTTCATCAGGATGACAAATGTTATCGATATCCACACAATGGAGAGATATGACAGGACAAAGGGCATCAACGCCACTATCTTTGCCGACCCATACCTGGAGAAGAACGTTTCTGTGTATACCATCAACGGCCCATTCTTCTTCGGAGCCATGAACGTGTTCGAGAGCAAGATAAATGAGCATATGAACATCAGTAAGCCTCATATTATCCTGCGCATGCGCTACGTCCCGTTCATCGACACCACCGGCCTTGAGCGACTGAGAAGTTTCATCCACTCCAGTAAGAAGATGAAGCAGAAGGTCTACCTTACATCCATACAGCCTGAAGTGATGAGCAAGATCGATAACGATGCGGAGCTCAGGCATATGATAAGAAATAAAGAGGTCCTCATCTTCAGCAGCACCCAGGAGGCCCTGGCTTACCTCAAGAACGAGAACGCAAGTGGGAAAGGCGGCTCTGACCTGAAGCCATCGGAGGCCGCTTCAT
- the nth gene encoding endonuclease III, whose product MVSQAPALVPDNTENFDRIFEILKQEYPGAAPALHFSNPLELLVATILSAQSTDRQVNQVTQSLFKEYRTVEDYAFADPDKFGKEIYSSGFYYQKARHIIASARIMLSDFSGKVPDTMEGLLQLPGVGRKTANIVLSRAFGKIEGIAVDTHVKRLSRRLGFTRHEDPEKIEKDLMAIAKKEDLETLSMTLILHGRNICAARKPKCELCVVNTLCPSSRV is encoded by the coding sequence ATGGTCTCACAAGCCCCGGCACTTGTGCCTGACAACACGGAGAACTTCGACCGCATCTTCGAAATACTGAAGCAGGAATACCCTGGCGCTGCCCCAGCCCTGCATTTCAGCAATCCCCTGGAGCTGCTCGTGGCTACCATCCTTTCTGCCCAGTCCACGGATCGCCAGGTGAACCAGGTAACGCAGAGCCTTTTCAAGGAGTATCGCACGGTTGAGGACTATGCTTTTGCAGACCCTGACAAGTTCGGAAAGGAGATATATTCCTCCGGTTTCTATTACCAGAAAGCAAGACACATCATCGCAAGCGCCCGCATTATGCTTTCTGATTTCTCCGGCAAGGTTCCGGATACCATGGAAGGCCTGCTGCAGCTTCCCGGGGTCGGCCGCAAGACCGCAAACATTGTACTTTCGAGGGCGTTCGGCAAGATCGAGGGTATTGCGGTGGACACGCATGTCAAGCGCCTTTCCCGCCGTCTGGGATTCACCCGGCACGAAGACCCTGAGAAGATAGAGAAAGACCTGATGGCCATTGCAAAAAAGGAAGACCTGGAAACCCTTTCCATGACACTGATCCTGCACGGGCGCAATATCTGTGCGGCACGCAAGCCAAAGTGCGAGCTTTGCGTGGTTAACACGCTGTGCCCATCGAGCAGGGTTTGA
- the porB gene encoding pyruvate synthase subunit PorB — protein MKSISLLAPGHRGCAGCCDAMAAKFTLMGAGEDCIVVSPTGCLEVMTTPYPETSWDVPWIHSLFENAGAVASGIEAALRALGKQGTKVIAMGGDGATMDIGLQALSGAFERGHNFTYVCIDNEAYMNTGVQRSAGTPYGASTTTSPAGKVSFGNPRLKKNMPAIMVAHGSPYVATTSLAYPKDMIAKVKKATEIEGPTYIHCHAPCTTGWGFDTSKTVEVARMAVQTGLWPLYEVEDGKVTKVRKIGANKKPVEEYLKMQRRFKHLFTMEGGADEVAKIQAIADKNIEEFGL, from the coding sequence ATGAAATCAATATCACTGTTAGCTCCGGGACACAGGGGATGTGCAGGCTGCTGTGATGCAATGGCCGCGAAGTTCACCCTGATGGGTGCCGGAGAGGACTGTATTGTGGTCAGTCCTACGGGATGTCTTGAGGTCATGACCACTCCCTACCCGGAAACGTCATGGGATGTACCCTGGATACACTCACTTTTCGAGAACGCAGGAGCTGTTGCCTCGGGCATAGAGGCTGCACTCAGGGCTCTCGGGAAGCAGGGCACAAAGGTAATTGCGATGGGTGGCGACGGCGCGACCATGGATATCGGGCTGCAGGCCCTGTCCGGTGCCTTTGAAAGAGGGCACAACTTTACCTATGTGTGTATTGACAATGAAGCCTACATGAACACCGGCGTGCAGAGAAGTGCAGGCACTCCCTACGGAGCTTCCACGACCACAAGTCCCGCAGGTAAGGTCTCATTCGGAAACCCCAGGCTGAAGAAGAACATGCCTGCGATCATGGTCGCACACGGCTCACCCTATGTAGCCACAACCTCCCTTGCATACCCGAAGGATATGATAGCCAAGGTCAAGAAAGCAACCGAGATCGAAGGCCCCACTTACATCCACTGCCATGCGCCGTGCACAACCGGCTGGGGATTCGATACCTCCAAGACAGTCGAGGTTGCCAGGATGGCCGTTCAGACAGGGCTCTGGCCGCTGTATGAGGTAGAGGACGGCAAGGTTACCAAGGTCCGCAAGATAGGTGCCAATAAGAAGCCGGTCGAGGAATATCTCAAGATGCAGCGCCGTTTCAAGCATCTCTTCACCATGGAAGGCGGTGCTGACGAGGTCGCAAAGATTCAGGCTATAGCTGACAAGAACATTGAAGAGTTCGGCCTCTGA
- the porA gene encoding pyruvate synthase subunit PorA gives MARETKMDKQKMVVVEGSYAVANAVRVCRPNVISAYPITPQTHIVEELSKFIADGEIPNCEYINVESEFSALSALIGSSAVGARSYSATTSQGLELMHEVLFNVAGMRLPIVMTVANRAVSAPINIWNDHQDSISQRDTGWIQLYAENIQEISDMTAQAFKISEDRDVMMPCMTCMDGFILSHVYEPLVLLEQEITDEFLPPFRPERILDSKNPLTFGAFADPNFYTEFRYQQERAMQNSLKKIEDTANEFYDMFGRHFGGLIDEYCTEDADIIIMAMGSIIGTIKDVIDRLREKNVKIGLLKVRAFRPFPAQAIMNVIRDAKVVVVLDKNISLGMNAGALFIETKSVLYNTDIDVPVIGYMIGQGGRDIPMSTIEKIISDAEEVMRSGIKVESQFTDLKEELV, from the coding sequence ATGGCACGCGAAACCAAGATGGACAAGCAGAAAATGGTCGTCGTGGAAGGATCATATGCAGTTGCAAATGCAGTCAGGGTATGCAGGCCAAATGTCATATCCGCTTATCCGATCACACCGCAGACGCACATTGTCGAGGAACTCTCCAAGTTCATCGCAGACGGCGAGATACCAAACTGCGAATACATTAACGTAGAGTCCGAGTTCTCGGCACTCTCAGCCCTTATAGGATCCTCAGCTGTAGGTGCAAGATCCTACTCGGCCACAACATCCCAGGGACTTGAGCTCATGCACGAGGTCCTGTTCAACGTGGCGGGTATGAGGCTACCTATTGTCATGACCGTTGCAAACAGGGCAGTCAGTGCACCCATCAACATATGGAACGATCATCAGGACTCCATATCCCAGAGGGATACAGGATGGATCCAGCTCTATGCCGAGAACATACAGGAAATCTCCGATATGACTGCGCAGGCTTTCAAGATCTCCGAGGACAGGGATGTCATGATGCCATGCATGACCTGCATGGATGGTTTCATCCTCTCACATGTGTACGAGCCTCTGGTGCTTCTTGAACAGGAGATAACTGATGAGTTCCTGCCACCGTTCAGGCCGGAGCGTATCCTTGACTCTAAGAATCCCCTGACCTTCGGTGCGTTCGCAGACCCCAACTTCTACACTGAGTTCAGGTACCAGCAGGAGCGCGCCATGCAGAACTCCCTGAAGAAGATCGAGGATACAGCCAACGAGTTCTATGATATGTTTGGCAGGCACTTCGGAGGGCTTATCGATGAGTACTGCACTGAGGATGCAGACATAATAATAATGGCAATGGGCTCCATTATAGGAACCATCAAGGATGTCATCGACCGTCTCAGGGAGAAGAATGTCAAGATCGGACTGCTGAAGGTAAGGGCCTTCAGACCATTCCCTGCACAGGCTATCATGAATGTCATCAGGGATGCAAAGGTAGTTGTCGTGCTTGACAAGAACATCTCGCTCGGTATGAATGCCGGAGCCCTTTTCATTGAAACGAAGTCCGTACTGTACAACACTGATATCGATGTACCTGTCATAGGATATATGATAGGGCAGGGCGGACGCGACATACCCATGAGCACTATCGAGAAAATAATTTCCGACGCAGAGGAAGTAATGAGATCAGGTATCAAGGTAGAGAGCCAGTTTACCGATCTGAAGGAGGAACTTGTATGA
- the porD gene encoding pyruvate synthase subunit PorD produces MKIVPGAICEAGTSRVNKTGGWRTFKPVYDYDKCIKCKLCELLCPDSSVKPREDGYFEFDYDYCKGCGICANECPKSAITMVLEEK; encoded by the coding sequence GTGAAGATAGTACCCGGAGCCATTTGCGAGGCAGGCACCAGCAGGGTCAACAAGACCGGCGGATGGAGGACCTTCAAGCCTGTCTACGACTATGACAAGTGCATAAAATGCAAGCTGTGTGAGCTGTTATGTCCTGACAGTTCAGTTAAGCCAAGGGAAGATGGTTACTTCGAGTTCGATTACGATTATTGTAAAGGATGCGGCATATGTGCCAACGAGTGTCCGAAAAGCGCTATCACAATGGTCCTGGAGGAGAAATAA
- a CDS encoding pyruvate ferredoxin oxidoreductase subunit gamma, translating to MKEIRIHGRGGQGSVTAAELLAVAAFADGKFSQAFPAFGVERRGAPVQAFTRISDAPIRLRSQIYNPDYVIVQDPTLLESVDVASGLKDDGILIINSDFDPETFKLDTKAKIMTVNATKIALDIIGMPIVNTVLLGAFAGATGEIRPESIMGAVRERFPGKVGERNAQAIMKAYEMMEGQK from the coding sequence ATGAAAGAGATAAGAATACACGGCCGGGGAGGTCAGGGGTCGGTCACTGCTGCTGAGCTTCTGGCAGTTGCTGCTTTTGCGGACGGCAAGTTCAGTCAGGCTTTCCCAGCTTTCGGAGTGGAAAGAAGAGGAGCACCTGTCCAGGCCTTCACAAGGATAAGCGATGCTCCCATAAGACTGAGAAGCCAGATATACAACCCCGATTATGTGATCGTGCAGGATCCGACACTGCTTGAGTCTGTCGATGTGGCCAGTGGCCTGAAGGATGACGGGATCCTTATAATTAACAGTGATTTCGATCCGGAAACATTCAAGCTCGATACAAAGGCAAAGATAATGACAGTCAATGCTACAAAGATAGCACTGGACATAATCGGAATGCCAATAGTCAATACCGTCCTGCTTGGAGCCTTTGCCGGAGCAACCGGTGAGATCAGGCCGGAATCCATAATGGGAGCAGTCAGGGAAAGATTCCCGGGAAAGGTCGGGGAAAGGAACGCACAGGCAATTATGAAAGCATACGAGATGATGGAGGGACAGAAGTGA
- the dusB gene encoding tRNA dihydrouridine synthase DusB, producing MKIEKVHFPGNIFLAPMANVTNMPFRLMCRKYGASMTYSEMISSDAVVYESVKAFDRGLSCEEERPFGIQIFGNSPSIVSRAALAIEETYHPDLIDLNFGCPAHLLVKDGFGSALLRSPEIIYEIVRELCETISTPVTAKIRVLEDMERTLHIARLIEKAGACAITVHGRTLEQQYTGKASHEYAKRIKEELSIPVIANGDIVDEASASSVLEHTGCDGIMIGRAAMGNPFLFRRIAHYLETGELLEYDECLQRIADLETYMRSLQYYGMTHTVNLRAHAQWFTKGIRGGKHIRTRIAEAKDIEGIINSVKEMCVDGP from the coding sequence ATGAAGATAGAGAAAGTGCATTTCCCGGGGAACATTTTCCTTGCTCCCATGGCAAATGTGACAAACATGCCTTTTCGCCTCATGTGCAGGAAATATGGCGCATCAATGACATATTCTGAAATGATAAGTTCCGATGCCGTAGTCTATGAGAGTGTAAAGGCCTTTGACAGGGGTCTGAGCTGCGAGGAGGAGAGGCCTTTCGGGATACAGATATTCGGGAATTCCCCTTCTATCGTGTCAAGGGCAGCCTTGGCTATAGAAGAGACATATCATCCGGACCTGATAGATCTCAATTTCGGGTGCCCGGCACATCTGCTTGTAAAGGACGGGTTCGGCTCAGCCCTGCTACGATCGCCTGAGATCATTTACGAGATAGTCAGGGAGCTCTGCGAAACTATCTCCACACCTGTGACAGCAAAGATACGCGTACTGGAAGATATGGAAAGAACGCTGCATATTGCAAGACTGATAGAGAAAGCCGGAGCCTGCGCCATAACTGTCCATGGAAGGACCCTGGAGCAGCAATATACCGGGAAGGCGAGCCACGAGTACGCAAAGAGGATAAAGGAAGAGCTATCCATACCTGTGATAGCGAACGGTGACATCGTTGATGAGGCTTCAGCTTCAAGTGTTCTTGAGCACACGGGCTGTGATGGGATAATGATAGGAAGGGCTGCAATGGGTAACCCTTTCCTCTTCAGGAGGATCGCTCATTACCTGGAGACCGGGGAACTGCTGGAATATGACGAATGCCTCCAGAGGATCGCAGATCTTGAAACCTATATGAGATCACTTCAATACTACGGTATGACGCACACAGTCAATCTCAGGGCCCATGCCCAGTGGTTCACTAAAGGCATTCGCGGGGGCAAGCATATCAGGACAAGGATAGCAGAAGCAAAAGACATTGAGGGGATAATTAACAGCGTAAAGGAAATGTGTGTCGATGGACCCTGA
- a CDS encoding AAA family ATPase produces the protein MTKILAFVGMPASGKSEASSVLRSKGITVINMGDAIREEVMRRGLEPTDVNTGGIGTELRETEGRDAVARRCIPKIRAANKDLIAIDGVRSVPEVECFKKAFGDDFTLVSIDSDLDTRFTRVKARGRSDDMQDISALQVRDGRELGWGMGEAMKIADLVITNNGTLEEFRDKIAALMEGAQ, from the coding sequence ATGACAAAGATCTTAGCTTTTGTAGGCATGCCGGCTTCAGGAAAGTCAGAGGCATCTTCCGTGTTGCGCAGCAAGGGCATCACAGTTATAAACATGGGTGATGCGATCCGGGAAGAAGTGATGCGCAGGGGACTGGAGCCCACTGATGTGAACACAGGCGGCATCGGCACCGAGCTGCGTGAGACGGAAGGCAGGGATGCTGTAGCCAGGCGCTGTATCCCGAAGATAAGGGCTGCGAACAAGGATCTCATTGCCATAGACGGTGTCAGGAGTGTTCCTGAGGTCGAGTGCTTCAAGAAGGCTTTCGGGGATGATTTTACACTGGTTTCCATCGATTCTGATCTTGATACGCGCTTCACAAGGGTTAAAGCACGCGGCAGAAGCGATGACATGCAGGATATCAGTGCCCTGCAGGTAAGGGACGGGCGTGAGCTGGGCTGGGGCATGGGAGAGGCCATGAAAATAGCAGACCTGGTGATCACCAATAACGGCACCCTGGAAGAGTTCAGGGATAAGATAGCAGCGCTGATGGAAGGAGCACAATGA
- a CDS encoding RNA-binding domain-containing protein yields the protein MIEVAVSAGANPTEDREIVRAALKSMFPESEPAYEEISEFSGIFSFKGDIHSLVNIHYMIRQEQIIDTARTQLYKGMSKNERSTSFIISKQVATVGRLNFPAQEEPLGSIEISIMADSPEELLRFFDWLTPPTENGIANFELDITSV from the coding sequence ATGATAGAGGTCGCAGTCTCAGCAGGGGCCAATCCCACCGAAGACAGGGAGATCGTACGTGCGGCGCTCAAGAGCATGTTCCCGGAAAGTGAGCCAGCCTATGAGGAGATATCAGAATTCAGTGGCATCTTTTCTTTTAAGGGGGACATACATTCTCTTGTGAACATCCATTACATGATCAGGCAGGAGCAGATAATTGACACGGCCCGCACCCAGTTATACAAAGGCATGTCAAAGAATGAGAGATCGACATCCTTTATCATCAGCAAGCAGGTAGCCACCGTGGGCCGCCTGAACTTTCCTGCACAGGAGGAACCTCTGGGCTCCATAGAAATAAGTATCATGGCCGATTCACCTGAGGAACTCCTCAGGTTCTTTGACTGGCTGACACCTCCCACGGAGAACGGTATAGCCAATTTCGAACTGGATATCACAAGTGTCTGA
- a CDS encoding sugar phosphate isomerase/epimerase family protein has translation MRIRNLSFSTRAIVGPSFEWAYELEDIGYSGWEMVQEGSQCLTPENMGHVRDILETTGLQLSIHLPFSDMNLASLNPGILAEIMRQMKNHLKLASGIAEIAVLHPGYLSPYGARLPDNCLQTSIRCIRELCDFAADQDMVIAVENMPHLPQIFGRQPDEMLDILGQVDRKNAGMTLDLGHANTMGLVDEFLGRCLDRVVHIHIHDNHGGHDEHLPLGEGSIDWKTVMGKLSGYKGMMVTEMSSLEEGAKCVEFLRSL, from the coding sequence ATGAGAATCAGGAACCTCAGCTTCTCCACCCGTGCGATAGTCGGCCCCTCCTTCGAGTGGGCTTATGAGCTTGAAGACATAGGATACTCAGGATGGGAGATGGTTCAGGAGGGTTCGCAGTGCCTGACGCCTGAGAACATGGGACATGTCCGGGATATCCTGGAGACCACCGGACTACAGCTGAGTATCCACCTTCCATTTTCCGATATGAACCTTGCAAGCCTCAACCCCGGCATACTGGCAGAGATCATGCGCCAGATGAAAAACCATCTGAAACTGGCATCCGGCATTGCGGAAATAGCAGTGCTGCACCCGGGATACCTTTCACCTTATGGCGCCCGGCTTCCTGACAACTGCCTGCAGACAAGCATACGGTGCATAAGGGAGCTATGCGACTTCGCAGCGGATCAGGACATGGTCATCGCCGTTGAGAACATGCCTCACCTTCCCCAGATATTCGGCAGGCAGCCGGATGAGATGCTGGACATACTGGGACAGGTGGACAGGAAGAATGCGGGCATGACCCTGGACCTGGGTCATGCCAACACCATGGGGCTTGTGGACGAGTTCCTTGGCAGGTGCCTGGACAGGGTCGTCCACATTCACATCCATGACAACCACGGCGGCCATGACGAGCACCTTCCCCTGGGAGAGGGCAGCATCGACTGGAAAACGGTAATGGGAAAGCTATCCGGTTACAAAGGCATGATGGTCACTGAAATGAGCAGTCTTGAGGAAGGCGCAAAATGCGTTGAGTTCCTGAGGAGCCTGTGA
- a CDS encoding ribbon-helix-helix domain-containing protein, with amino-acid sequence MPKVSLDVPQELLDDLNRHVGNDKKFVSQADAIRTAIRKMLDMMDEIDRRHGRLEEENK; translated from the coding sequence ATGCCAAAAGTAAGCCTTGATGTCCCTCAGGAACTCCTTGACGACCTTAACCGCCATGTGGGCAATGACAAGAAATTCGTGTCACAGGCAGATGCCATAAGGACAGCCATCCGCAAGATGCTGGACATGATGGACGAGATTGACCGGAGGCACGGCCGGCTGGAAGAAGAAAATAAGTAA
- a CDS encoding ATP-binding protein — MRDEDILSFVSRVSSGTGTTKVVIRTNEKDIREKDTPSEEKKHPFEDYEPGERNMQRTDNGLDAAIGIITTGLEPLEINDTGARITGYITTSCRRNVRLGTYVLVPYGDEDLFARIWKLQYVQEYAVDDATEIHSRRMLRFNDTDEVDYKFLAYLDPICILYEQRTKNGSNSLARRMGDRIPRPNTPILPVTDKTKLQTGLNIPGEGIFLGHLSVGGELVKTHAVPPTVPYYLRNDYSMGDPLIFRHMLVCGSTGTGKTFLTKNILRQFMSENNRYKLRGSEERKNPCLVIMDPQDEYSQLFEDNPELTQEDDFAFRAEKVNFGACRHTRTFVAKVDGEGYKGRSRAEQVEFTIPFEMVRNNSWLIAPVGMTELQYVGVDLLLDDYFKKSIQHTYSGFMDFIDDDASRDRYVESGKIHESSYDGIVRRVKNRALARVFDQQARPITELLGQIFRSGQVSVFPTEYITSTRIRDLITLTLMSTIVDNKLSTSGDTAVKDTPIILGLDEAHRYLAQAGGEHSRRLISKFADAARQGRKEGLGLFLITQDPQDIDDTVFKQINTRVILNLSNDAAISAMKVKKEFEKRIPYLKKGQMIVQSPDNSDMVEIVGLSRCVVKHV; from the coding sequence ATGAGAGATGAGGACATACTGTCCTTTGTTTCCAGGGTCAGCAGCGGCACCGGGACTACAAAGGTGGTTATAAGGACCAATGAGAAGGATATCAGGGAAAAGGATACTCCCTCTGAAGAAAAAAAACATCCTTTTGAGGATTATGAGCCGGGCGAGAGAAACATGCAGAGAACAGATAACGGACTGGATGCTGCGATCGGGATAATCACCACAGGCCTTGAGCCCCTGGAGATCAACGATACGGGAGCAAGGATAACCGGATATATCACCACCTCCTGCCGCAGGAACGTGCGCCTGGGGACCTACGTCCTGGTGCCCTACGGGGACGAGGACCTTTTTGCAAGGATCTGGAAACTGCAGTATGTCCAGGAATACGCCGTGGACGATGCCACCGAGATCCATTCCCGCAGGATGCTCCGGTTCAACGACACCGATGAAGTGGATTACAAGTTCCTGGCATACCTCGACCCCATCTGCATACTCTACGAACAGAGAACAAAGAACGGCAGTAATTCCCTTGCAAGAAGGATGGGGGACAGGATACCGCGCCCCAACACACCCATACTGCCGGTCACCGATAAGACAAAGCTGCAGACCGGGCTCAATATCCCCGGCGAGGGCATATTCCTGGGACACCTGAGCGTCGGCGGGGAACTTGTAAAGACCCATGCAGTGCCTCCCACGGTCCCTTATTACCTCAGGAACGACTATTCCATGGGTGATCCCCTGATATTCAGGCACATGCTGGTCTGCGGCAGTACAGGCACAGGAAAGACCTTCCTTACCAAGAACATCCTGAGACAGTTCATGAGCGAGAATAACAGGTACAAACTCAGGGGCTCCGAGGAAAGGAAGAATCCCTGTCTGGTTATAATGGACCCGCAGGACGAATATTCCCAGCTCTTCGAGGACAACCCCGAACTGACGCAGGAGGATGATTTCGCCTTCAGGGCCGAGAAGGTGAACTTCGGGGCCTGCAGGCACACAAGGACATTCGTGGCAAAGGTGGATGGTGAGGGTTATAAAGGCAGGTCAAGGGCAGAGCAGGTGGAGTTCACAATACCCTTTGAGATGGTACGCAACAATTCCTGGCTCATAGCCCCGGTGGGCATGACAGAACTGCAGTATGTAGGCGTCGACCTTCTGCTTGATGATTACTTCAAGAAGAGCATACAGCACACCTATAGCGGCTTCATGGACTTCATCGATGACGATGCCTCAAGGGACCGCTATGTGGAGAGCGGCAAGATACACGAGTCTTCCTATGACGGCATTGTGCGCAGGGTGAAGAACCGCGCCCTTGCAAGGGTATTCGACCAGCAGGCAAGGCCCATCACCGAGCTCCTTGGCCAGATATTCCGATCCGGCCAGGTGAGCGTGTTCCCCACCGAATACATCACAAGCACCCGCATACGGGACCTGATAACCCTCACGCTGATGAGCACCATAGTGGATAACAAGCTCAGCACATCAGGGGACACGGCCGTCAAGGACACACCCATCATCCTCGGACTCGATGAGGCCCATCGTTACCTTGCACAGGCAGGAGGAGAGCACTCCAGGCGCCTCATATCCAAGTTTGCCGATGCCGCGCGCCAGGGCAGGAAAGAGGGACTGGGGCTCTTCCTTATAACCCAGGACCCGCAGGATATTGATGATACCGTCTTCAAGCAGATCAACACGCGCGTTATCCTGAACCTGAGCAACGATGCCGCTATCAGCGCAATGAAAGTCAAAAAAGAGTTCGAGAAGCGCATTCCGTATCTCAAGAAGGGACAAATGATAGTGCAGAGCCCCGATAACAGTGATATGGTGGAGATCGTGGGCCTGTCTAGATGTGTGGTGAAGCATGTTTAA